The Halobacillus ihumii genomic sequence AGTAAGATTCAGAGTTTATTAGTGGAACAACTGTATTCCCCTGTCCGCTTTCAAGAAATTCTCGAACAATTTGTTGAAGAAGACATTGAGGCAATTGTAGAAGTCGGGCACGGTAAAGTATTAAGTGGTCTCGTTAGAAAAGTAAAACGCAGAATGAAGACGTTTGCGATCGGTGACCCGGAATCGGCAGCTTCATTTTTAGAATGGTATAAGGAGGATTCATAATGCTTCATGAACAAGTTGCACTCGTCACAGGTGCTTCACGTGGAATTGGCCGGTCCATTGCCCTTGAGCTGGCTCAAAGCGGAGCGAAAGTTGCTGTGAATTATGCGGGCAGTGAAGATCGAGCAGATGCGGTTGTTCAAGAAATTAAGGATAACGGCGGCGAAGCGATTAAAATTCAAGCCAACGTCTCTCAAGGGGATGATGTCAGCCGAATGGTGAAGACAGTAGTCGAAGAATTTGGCCGCCTGGATATTTTAGTGAACAATGCTGGAATCACAAAAGACAATCTGCTAATGCGTATGAAGGAACAAGAATTTGATGATGTAATCGACACCAACTTAAAAGGCGTTTTTATGTGTACAAAAGGCGTAACGAGACAGATGATGAAGCAGAAGTTTGGCCGAATTATTAATATTTCCTCTATTGTTGGGGTTTCAGGTAATCCAGGACAAGCCAACTATGTAGCTGCTAAAGCAGGCGTTATTGGATTAACAAAATCTAATGCCAAGGAACTGGCTTCACGTAATATTACGGTGAATGCCGTGGCTCCTGGCTATATTACAACAGATATGACTGATCAGCTTACAGAGGAACAGCGTGAACAAATGCTTGCTTTGATTCCTCTTAACCGATTAGGCGAAGGAGCAGACGTTGCTCGAGCTGTACGTTTCCTCGCCTCAGGTGACGCTGCCTATATTACAGGGCAGACACTTCACGTTGATGGCGGTATGGTCATGTAAATTGATCTGGTTTCTGTAAGTGAAATCTACTATAATAACTGAAGGGAGGTGAAGTTCCTATGGCAGAAACATTTGATCGCGTTAAACAAATCATTGTCGATCGTCTCGATGCAGACGAATCTAAAGTAACAATGGAAGCTTCCTTCAAAGAAGATCTAGAAGCAGACTCTCTTGACGTAGTAGAATTAGTAATGGAGCTCGAAGATGAGTTTGATATGGAAATCTCTGATGAAGAAGCTGAAAAAATCAATACGGTTGGCGACGCTGTGAATTACATAAACAGTGTGTCCTAACCATTGAATAGCTGCCTGTTTTTTCAGGCAGCCTTTCCTATATTGATAAATTACAAAAAGGACAAGGTGACGTATGGAGGATTTTTCCAGTTTTCAAGCTGAAATTAGCCAACAATTTAAAAATCTTTCGTTGCTGGAACAAGCTTTTACCCATTCATCCTATGTGAATGAGCATCGCAAAACGGACCGTGAAGACAATGAGCGTCTTGAATTTCTAGGAGATGCAGTCCTGGAATTAGGGGTGTCTCAATACTTATATAAAGAATTTCCGAACAAGCCTGAAGGAGAATTAACAAAACTGAGGGCATCGATTGTTTGTGAAGCTTCACTTGTCAAATTTGCAAATGATTTAAATTTTCAAGAGTTAATCTTGCTCGGTAAAGGGGAAGAAATGACTGGAGGCCGTAATCGGCCTGCCTTATTAGCTGATGTATTCGAGGCATTTATAGGTGCTCTATACTTAGATAAAGGCTTTAATCAAGTCGTTCATTTTCTTGAAAATTACGTTTACCCCAAGATTAAAGAAGGTGCTTTTTCTCATGCGATGGATTATAAAAGTCAGCTCCAAGAATTCATTCAACGAGACCGAAATAGTCGAATTGAGTATGAAATTGTTGAAGAAAGAGGGCCGGCACACAGCAGAGAGTTTGTAGCCCATGTCCGGATACAGAGTGAGGATGCTGGGATCGGCATTGGACGTACGAAGAAAGAAGCAGAACAAAAAGCGGCTCAGCAGGCACTGATAAATCAAGGGGCTCTATAAAAAAGACGGCCAGATGATCATTCATCTGTACCGTCTTTTTTTACGGCCCTTTAGCCAGTGAAAGGATCACGTTATCTGTCTTTTGGGTATGACTCCTTCTATTTACGATATTGGCCTAGTTCCTGGACGAATGCCTGGATTTCAGAAACGCTTAACTGGCCTTTCATCTCCACAATGTCGTGCAATGATTTAATTTCGTCATATTTATTTATATCGTAGTCCTCAGGATCCATAAGGGAGCGGTTGACAACTTGTAAGCGTTCAGCCATATCATTTATGATAATGTTTAAATTATCCTGGGTAGGTTCTTGTAAACTCATAACGTATCCTCCTTCATCGTCTCTTAATTTTTACTATATATTATCATAAAATAAATTCTATCATTTTAAAACCCTTGACAATGTATTTACTCATGTTAAGTGAGGTTCCAGCATTTGTGCAAATAGAGGTTCCAACCTTATTGTCCTTGCCTTCATATCTACCGCTCCGCAGCAGACTATGATAAAATGAGTAAGTTGAAATTAAGTATAGTTCTTACTAAAAGAGGCGACTACAAGCTTCGTTAGCTCGAGTTTCAGCTCACCTGCCAGTACTTATGGCGTTGTTGAATACTAGAGATCCGACGCTTTTGTATATTAATAAACAGGAGGATGAGTATGTTCCTCAAACGTTTGGATACAGTAGGATTTAAATCATTTGCCGAACGAGTAACAGTGGACTTCGTTTCAGGAGTCACTTCAGTTGTCGGTCCAAATGGAAGTGGGAAAAGTAATATAACAGATGCGATCCGCTGGGTACTCGGTGAACAATCTGCCCGATCATTGCGAGGGGCAAAAATGGAAGATATCATTTTTGCCGGAAGTGAGACGAGAAAAGCCTTAAATATGGCGGAAGTCACTTTAACGTTAAATAACGAACATCATACGTTACCACTTGATTATCAGGAAGTTAGTGTAACGCGGCGAGTATATCGTTCAGGAGAAAGTGAATTTTATATAAATAATCAAACATGCCGTCTAAAGGATATTGTCGATTTATTTATGGATTCCGGACTCGGCAGAGAAGCATTCTCGATTATTAGTCAGGGAAAAGTCGAAGAAATTCTCAGCTCTAAACCTGAAGAGCGCCGTTCTATTTTTGAAGAGGCGGCTGGGGTGCTTAAGTATAAACAAAGAAAAAAGAAGGCGGAACATAAGCTTTTTGAGACACAAGAAAACCTCAATCGAGTAGAAGATATTATTCATGAGATTGATGGACAGTTGGAGCCATTGAAGGAGCAAGCCTCAGTGGCGAAAGATTACTTAGAGAAAAAAGACGAGTTGAAGAACGTAGAAATTGCTTTACTCGTTACTCAGATTGAAAATCTCCATGAAGAGTGGCAGGGGCTTCTAGACCAATTAGAGGAAGTGAAACACGAAGAAGGTAAATTGAAGGCTGATGTAGACGAGAGAGCAGCTTCGATAGCTAAGAAACGTGAAAACATGGAGGCTTTGGAAGAATCAATTGAAGACCTGCAGGAAACGTTGTTGGTGCTTACGCGCGAACTGGAAAACTTAGAAGGTAAAAAAGAGTTAATGAAGGAACGCCATAAACATTACTCTGAAAACAAGACGAAATTAACCTCAGAATATGAAGAGCTATCTTCACAGCTCGACGTTGTAAAGCAAAAGGCACAGGCTGAAACGAACAAATTAAAGACATTTCGACAAAATCGTAAAGAAACCAAAGCAAATCTTAAACAGGCAAAAGAAGCTCTGCACCAAGGTGTAGAGGATATCGAAGCTGAAATTGAAGATTGTAAGAGTGATTATATTGACTTATTAAACAAACAGGCTGCCAAACGTAATGAGCAGCAAACCTTAGAGCAGCAACTCGTCCAGCTGTCTAATAAAAAAGGGGTACAGCAAGGGAAGTTTCAGGAGCTGTCAGACGAAAGGGCTGTTATTGAGAGTTCCTTAAAAGAGCGGAATCATAAGCTGGAAACAGCCAGTCAGAAGCGGCAGGATTTAGAAGAGGAGCTTAAAGCACTTGATGATCAAATTAAAAAAGATGATCAGGCTTATCAGGAATGGCAGCAAAAGCTTTATCAGGGATACCAATACTTAGAAAAAATGCGCTCTAAAAAAGAAATGCTTGAGGAGATGAAGGAAGATTACTCTGGCTATTTTCACGGAGTGCGCGAGGTGCTGAAGGCGAGAGAGAAACAGCTCATCCATGGCGTGGAAGGCGCTGTTCTTGAAGTCATTGACATTCCAATAAACTATTTAACGGCTATTGAAACCGCTCTGGGTGCCCAAGCCCAGCATGTCATTGTGCAGGATGAGAAGTCGGGACGACAAGCTATTCACTGGCTGAAACAAAACAATAAAGGACGGGCAACTTTTCTTCCGTTAACAACGATTCAGCCTCGCTCTATTTACGGACAGGCGGCTGACAAGTTAACAGGTGAGGAAGGTTTTGTCGGTGTTGCCTCCGAGCTGATCCAGTTTGATTCTCGTTATGAAAAGGCGATTCAACACTTATTAGGTCATATTGTGATCGCAACAAATCTAGAGCAAGCGAATAGGATTGCCAATGCAGTTAATCGCAAATACCGGATTGTTACCCTTGAAGGAGACGTTGTAAATCCGGGCGGATCAATGTCAGGCGGTGCTCAAAAGAAATCTAACCAATCGCTTTTTACAAGAGAAAAAGAACTACAGGAGTTAACAGAGAAGATTACGTCTTTTGATGCTAAAGCGAGAAATGTTGAAGAAAAAGTAAAGCGGCTGAAAGACCAGCTTAATTCGAATACTGAGAAGCGAGAACAAGTAAAGGAACAGTCCATTTCTTCACGAAACGCTGAGTATGAAGAGCAATCAGCTATCAGAGAACTGCAGGTAAAAGTCGGTCATTTAAATGATCAGCTGCAATTATATGATCAGGATCAATCACAATTTAATCAAGATCAATCGCAGGCAAATGAGCGGTTAAGCACGTTGACAGAAGAATTAACTTCCCTCAACAAACAGCTGGAACATCTGCAGAAGAGAATCGATGATTTGAATGGTGCTAAAGGCCAACAGCAAGAGGATGAAGCCAATCAGAAGGAACGTTATCAGAACTTGCAAATCAAACTTGCAGAACAAGATTCAGCTGTTGAGAACCAAAAAGAAAAAGCGGAGCGTTTACAAGAAGACTTGCAATCGGTGCAAGACCAACTAGAAAAAAATCGTCATTCTTACGAGCAGCTCGTGGAAGTCGTGGATTCTAATCAATCAGAAGAAGACATTATGGAAGACATTGAAAAGTCAAAAATAAGAAAAGAAACAACGTCTTCACTGATTCAGGAACGCAGGGAAGAGAGAAATCAATTAGCTCAGTCTGTTCATCAGGAAGAACAAACACAGAAAGAAATCCAGCGCAGACATCAAAACTATCTTCAAGATATTCAGCAGAAGGAAGTCAAAGTAAACCGGCTCGATGTAGAGCTTGAGAATTTGCTGAATTATTTGCAGGACGAATATGTGATAACGTTTGAGAAAGCAAAAAACGATTATCAAGGTGTCGAGGATGTCCAGTCAGCCTCTACACGTGTGAAATTAATTAAGCGGGCCATTGATGAGTTAGGGACGGTTAATCTTGGAGCTATTGATGAGTACGACCGAATCGTGGAACGCTACGATTTCCTAACAGGACAGCAGACAGATTTGCTGCAGGCTAAGGAAACCCTTTACTCGATTATTTATGAAATGGATAGTGAGATGGAGCGCCGGTTCGAGGAAACGTTCACGAAAATCCGGGCTCAATTTGGTGAAGTATTTAAAGACTTATTTGGCGGCGGAAAGGCAGATCTGCAGCTAACACAGCCTGATAATATGCTTGAAACGGGTGTAGATATCGTGGCCCAGCCCCCTGGTAAGAAACTGCAGAATCTCAGCCTTTTATCCGGAGGAGAACGTGCTCTGACCGCGATAGCTCTGTTATTCTCTATTTTGCGAGTACGACCTGTTCCTTTCTGTGTGCTCGATGAAGTAGAAGCTGCACTAGATGAAGCGAACGTCGAGCGGTTCGCACGGTTTCTAAAAGAGTTTAGTGCACAAACCCAGTTTATTGTGATCACCCACAGAAAAGGAACCATGGAAGAATCAGACGTCTTGTATGGCGTAACGATGCAGGAATCCGGAGTGTCGAAACTTGTTTCTGTTCGATTGGAAGACACGGCGGAATTAGTGGGAACATAGAAAGGAAGATTTGATGAGCTTTTTTAAGAAGTTAAAGGAAAAATTTGTTCAAGAACCGATGGAAAAAGCAATAGAGGAGTCTATGGAGAAAGAAGAAGAAAGGGAGCCGGTCACGCCTGAGCCTGAGGAGACAGCGGAAGAAGCTGAATCGCTCGAAGGAGAAACGGAAGTTGAGGAAGCCGAGGAGGACCTCGGAGAAGAGCAGGACTTACCGAATGATCCAGGTGAGGAAGCGCAACAGCCTGAATCAGAAGAAGAAACGCAGTCCAAAGAAGCTAACATTGCGTCAAAGTTTAAAATGGGCTTAACGAAAACGAGAAATTCATTTACGAGTAAAATTAATGACTTAGTAGCCCGTTATCGAACGGTTGATGAAGACTTTTTTGAAGAACTTGAAGAGGTGCTGATATCTGCTGATGTCGGCGTTAATGCTGTTATGGAAATGATTGATGAGCTGGAGATGGAAGTGAAACGCAGAAATATTAAAGACACTCACCAGGTGAAAGAAGTTATTTCGGAGAAGCTTGTTGAACTGTATTATGGTGATGAAGACAAAGGTGCGGTAGAAGAACTGCAAACCAACGCTGATGGCCTAACGATTTATCTGTTCGTCGGTGTTAATGGAGTCGGAAAAACAACGACAATCGGCAAGCTCGCTCACCAGTTGAAATCCGAAGGAAAAAAAGTTACCTTAGCCGCTGGTGATACATTTAGAGCGGGGGCGATCGATCAGTTGGACGAATGGGGGAAACGTGCCGGAGTTCATGTGATTAAACATAGTGAAGGCAGTGATCCCGCCGCAGTTATTTATGATGGCATTCAATCCGCAAAATCAAAGCAGGCCGATGTGCTGATTTGTGACACAGCAGGGCGACTTCAAAATAAAGTGAACTTGATGAACGAGCTATCTAAAGTAAAGCGTGTCATCGAACGGGAAGTTCCGGGAGCCCCTCATGAAGTACTGCTTGTTCTTGATGCAACAACAGGCCAGAATGCGATGAGTCAGGCGAAGACGTTTTCTGAGGCTACAGATGTTTCCGGCATTGTCCTTACCAAACTGGATGGAACCGCGAAAGGCGGCATTGTCCTCGCGATCCGTAATGAACTGGAAATTCCGGTGAAGCTGGTGGGGTTAGGTGAAAAAGTAAGTGATTTAGAAACATTTGACGCACACGCCTTCGTTTATGGGTTGTTTGCTGATATGATAGAAGAGCAAGCGGAAGAAGAATAGCTGTCGTGGATCATAAAGATGTTTTATTACAATAAATATGTTCCGTAAACGGGCAGTATTGTTGTATAACGCACCTGACGATTTTAGCCGTTCCATCATTGGGATGAGAGAAGGTGATCGTGGAAATAACTCGCTTTCCGTGGGCGTACGGTGAGCCTCCTCGGCTGCGCCTGCGGGGTCTCACCCTGTACGATCATCCCACAGGAGTCTCGTTATTTCCACAACCACCTTACCATAAGAGGGAAGGAACAGGTATCTATCACTGGAGGACACTCCATGACCATTGGGTATAAGAATAACTGTTGAAGTATCTATTACAGATACATCACCTCGTTTTATATAAAAGGTGGTTCCGTTTGTCTCATTATCGAAATGGGGGATGGAAAACTGCGAGACTCCTGCGGGAAAAGCAAGGCTGGCAAGACCCCGCGGGGCGCAGCCCTAGGAGGCTCGCCGTCTTCCCCGCGGAAAGCGAGTGGTTTTCCATCCCCCATTCACCTTTTTAAAAATACGGAACCTAACTCCTATTGTTGTTCAACAAATGGAAATAATTGTGGAAAAAGTAGTTAGTGAATATCTTTTTGGCATTATTCTCCTTTGGAACAGTAAGGAAGTAGACACATGATCCGCATTTTTCAATAGAAGAAAACGAGTTTCAGCTTTTGATAGGAAAGAACTTTTGTATGGAACAATAGTGTGGTCAACCTTGACATGGGAGGATGATCTTCGGTAGTATTCATATGTAAAGGTATTTCACTTAACAAGGAGTGCATATGCTGTGCTTGAAAAAACAACACGCATTAACTATTTGTTTGACTTTTATCAGTCCCTGTTGACTCCAAAACAGCGAAACTATATGGAACTCTATTATTTAGAAGATTATTCGCTCGGTGAAATATCAGAGACTTTTAATGTATCAAGACAAGCTGTCTATGATAATATTCGCCGTACAGAAGCGATGCTTGAGGAATACGAGGACAAGTTATTTTTGTACGGAAAGTTTGAGAAGCGTCAGCAATTGATCCAGAAAATGATAGAGGCAGTGAACGATACTGAGCAGAACAATCAGTTCCACAACTGGCTCGAGCAACTACAAGAATTAGAATAGGAGGGTTCCTTCGATGGCATTTGAAGGTTTATCCGACCGATTACAGCAAACCATCCAGAAAATTAAGGGAAAAGGGAAGGTTTCCGAACAAGATGTTAAGGAAATGAGCCGCGAGGTGCGGCTCGCCCTCCTTGAGGCCGACGTTAACTTTAAAGTGGTAAAAGACTTTGTTAAGCGGATACGTGAACGAGCGGTCGGCTCTGAAGTGATGGAAAGCCTGACTCCAGGTCAGCAAGTCATTAAGATTGTTAAAGAAGAATTAACGGATTTAATGGGCGGGGATGAGAGTAAGATTGCTGTGGCCAACCGCCCGCCAACGGTCATTATGATGGTCGGTTTGCAAGGTGCCGGTAAAACGACGACAACAGGAAAACTTGCAAACCTGCTTAGGAAAAATTATAACCGTAAACCTATGCTGGCAGCAGCCGACGTTTATCGTCCAGCGGCGATCCAGCAGCTTGAGACATTAGGCCGTCAGCTGGATATGCCAGTTCATGCTCAAGGGACTGAGGCAGACCCTGTTGATATTGCTAAGAATGCGGTAGAAAAGGCTAAAGAAGAGCATCATGACTATGTCATTATTGATACCGCTGGTCGACTCCATGTCGATGGTGATCTGATGAATGAACTGCAGCGCATTAAAGACGCTGTCGTTCCTGATGAAATCTTTCTTGTCGTGGATGCGATGACAGGTCAGGACGCTGTGAACGTAGCGGAGAGTTTTGATGAACAGCTGGATATTACCGGCGTGTTACTAACGAAACTTGACGGCGATACGCGCGGTGGTGCTGCGCTGTCTATTAAAGCAGTAACCGGTAAGCCAATTAAATTTGCCGGTACGGGTGAAAAGCTTGACCAGATTGAACCATTTCACCCTGAACGAATGGCTTCCCGAATTCTAGGGATGGGTGACATGCTTACATTGATTGAGAAAGCTCAAACGCAGGTCGATGAGAAGCAGGCGAAGGAACTTGAATCGAAAATGCGTAACGCCTCTTTTACGTTTGAGGATTTTCTTGATCAAATGCAGCAAGTCAAAAATATGGGGCCGCTTGATGAACTGGTCAATATGATCCCTGGTGCCAACAAAATGAAAGGCTTAAAGAATGCCTCATTTGACGATAAGCAAATTTCTCACATTGAAGCGATTATTCAATCTATGACCATAAAAGAGCGACAGGATCCGTCTCTGATGAATGCCAGCCGTAAGAAACGGATTGCCCGCGGTTCAGGCAGGTCTGTTTCCGAGGTTAACCGACTGCTGAAACAGTTTGAAGATATGAAAAAGATGATGAAGCAAATGAGTAATACCAAAGGGAAAAAAGGCAAAGGAATGAATTTTCCCTTTATGTAATGTAAAAAACCTTTACAGACATTCATTCATCTGCTAAAATCTAAACTTGTGTAAAACATTTATTTAAAAGAATGATGGAGGTGCTTAAACATGGCAGTAAAAATTCGCCTAAAACGAATGGGCTCTAAACGTAACCCGTTCTATCGTGTAGTAGTAGCAGATTCACGTTCACCTCGTGATGGACGTTTTATTGAACAAATCGGGACATATAACCCAGTAGTTAACCCAGTAGCGGTTGATATCGATGCTGATAAAGCAATCGACTGGATGTCTAACGGTGCTAAGCCAAGCGATACAGTTCGTAACTTATTTTCAAATGAAGGCATCATGAAGCAATTTCACGACAAGAAAAACCAAAAGTAAAGTAGTGTGATATCATGAAAGCCTTGATCGAAACAATCGTAACACCGCTCGTAGATCACCCGGAAGAGATCGCTGTTGAGGTGAAGGAGGAGGACAATAAGATTGTCTATCACTTAACCGTCCATACAGAAGATGTCGGAAAGGTAATAGGAAAGAACGGTAGAATTGCCAAAGCAATACGTACGGTCGTGTATGCGGCAGGGTCTGATTCAAACAAACGAATCTATTTAGATATCATGTAAAAGGGGAAGGGGAAAAGCCTTTCCCTTTTTTTCCATATAATTATAACAATGAGGCAGGTACATGTTATGCAAATTCTTAAACGAATACCTGTGAAACAAGTGTTAACAGCAGCAAGCAGAAAAAAACTAACTGAGCAGTTTGAGCAAGATTATTTTCGTCTGAAACAAGAATGTGAACAGTTATGGTTTGAACAAAAGAAGCTTGAAAAAAAGCAGGAGTTTTCTAAAATGGATGTGGAAAAACGTTTTTCCACTGAGATTCAAAAGCGTAAAGATAAAATGAAGAGGGCAGAACACCTGCTTGGTCAATTGGAAATTCTTCCGGATGACAGTGAATTAGTCATTGATGAGGTGGATTCTATTGTGACTATGGAAGCAGGGGATCGATATGAGGAACGAATGCTCGATCCTCAGATTATTATTAAGGACGGAATAGTCATACGAGCGAGGTAGGAAGTCATGAACGAACAATTGTACAATGTTGGACAAGTTATTAATACTCATGGCATAAAAGGTGAAGTCAAAGTCCGCCGAATTACCGACTTTGATGAACGTTTTCAGCCGGGTCAGCTTTTGTATTGGGTGCGTGATGAGCAAGAACACGACTTAGAAGAACTAGTTGTAAAAACCCACCGAATGCATAAAGGGTTTGATTTAATTTCCTTTGAAGATCATGCTTCCATAAACGAAGTGGAAAAATATCGTGATGGATTTCTGAAGGTGTCTGAAAGCGAACAGCTTCCATTAGCCGAACACGAATTTTATTTTCATGAAATAATCGGATGTAAGGTTTATTTGACTACAGGTGAGGCACTGGGTGAAGTCAAAGAAATTCTTACTCCTGGAGCTAATGATGTATGGGTAGTAGCACGTCAACACCAAAAAGACGTACTGATCCCTTATATTGAAGAGATTGTGAAGGATGTCAA encodes the following:
- the rnc gene encoding ribonuclease III; amino-acid sequence: MEDFSSFQAEISQQFKNLSLLEQAFTHSSYVNEHRKTDREDNERLEFLGDAVLELGVSQYLYKEFPNKPEGELTKLRASIVCEASLVKFANDLNFQELILLGKGEEMTGGRNRPALLADVFEAFIGALYLDKGFNQVVHFLENYVYPKIKEGAFSHAMDYKSQLQEFIQRDRNSRIEYEIVEERGPAHSREFVAHVRIQSEDAGIGIGRTKKEAEQKAAQQALINQGAL
- a CDS encoding putative DNA-binding protein, translating into MLEKTTRINYLFDFYQSLLTPKQRNYMELYYLEDYSLGEISETFNVSRQAVYDNIRRTEAMLEEYEDKLFLYGKFEKRQQLIQKMIEAVNDTEQNNQFHNWLEQLQELE
- the smc gene encoding chromosome segregation protein SMC, producing MFLKRLDTVGFKSFAERVTVDFVSGVTSVVGPNGSGKSNITDAIRWVLGEQSARSLRGAKMEDIIFAGSETRKALNMAEVTLTLNNEHHTLPLDYQEVSVTRRVYRSGESEFYINNQTCRLKDIVDLFMDSGLGREAFSIISQGKVEEILSSKPEERRSIFEEAAGVLKYKQRKKKAEHKLFETQENLNRVEDIIHEIDGQLEPLKEQASVAKDYLEKKDELKNVEIALLVTQIENLHEEWQGLLDQLEEVKHEEGKLKADVDERAASIAKKRENMEALEESIEDLQETLLVLTRELENLEGKKELMKERHKHYSENKTKLTSEYEELSSQLDVVKQKAQAETNKLKTFRQNRKETKANLKQAKEALHQGVEDIEAEIEDCKSDYIDLLNKQAAKRNEQQTLEQQLVQLSNKKGVQQGKFQELSDERAVIESSLKERNHKLETASQKRQDLEEELKALDDQIKKDDQAYQEWQQKLYQGYQYLEKMRSKKEMLEEMKEDYSGYFHGVREVLKAREKQLIHGVEGAVLEVIDIPINYLTAIETALGAQAQHVIVQDEKSGRQAIHWLKQNNKGRATFLPLTTIQPRSIYGQAADKLTGEEGFVGVASELIQFDSRYEKAIQHLLGHIVIATNLEQANRIANAVNRKYRIVTLEGDVVNPGGSMSGGAQKKSNQSLFTREKELQELTEKITSFDAKARNVEEKVKRLKDQLNSNTEKREQVKEQSISSRNAEYEEQSAIRELQVKVGHLNDQLQLYDQDQSQFNQDQSQANERLSTLTEELTSLNKQLEHLQKRIDDLNGAKGQQQEDEANQKERYQNLQIKLAEQDSAVENQKEKAERLQEDLQSVQDQLEKNRHSYEQLVEVVDSNQSEEDIMEDIEKSKIRKETTSSLIQERREERNQLAQSVHQEEQTQKEIQRRHQNYLQDIQQKEVKVNRLDVELENLLNYLQDEYVITFEKAKNDYQGVEDVQSASTRVKLIKRAIDELGTVNLGAIDEYDRIVERYDFLTGQQTDLLQAKETLYSIIYEMDSEMERRFEETFTKIRAQFGEVFKDLFGGGKADLQLTQPDNMLETGVDIVAQPPGKKLQNLSLLSGGERALTAIALLFSILRVRPVPFCVLDEVEAALDEANVERFARFLKEFSAQTQFIVITHRKGTMEESDVLYGVTMQESGVSKLVSVRLEDTAELVGT
- the ftsY gene encoding signal recognition particle-docking protein FtsY, with the translated sequence MSFFKKLKEKFVQEPMEKAIEESMEKEEEREPVTPEPEETAEEAESLEGETEVEEAEEDLGEEQDLPNDPGEEAQQPESEEETQSKEANIASKFKMGLTKTRNSFTSKINDLVARYRTVDEDFFEELEEVLISADVGVNAVMEMIDELEMEVKRRNIKDTHQVKEVISEKLVELYYGDEDKGAVEELQTNADGLTIYLFVGVNGVGKTTTIGKLAHQLKSEGKKVTLAAGDTFRAGAIDQLDEWGKRAGVHVIKHSEGSDPAAVIYDGIQSAKSKQADVLICDTAGRLQNKVNLMNELSKVKRVIEREVPGAPHEVLLVLDATTGQNAMSQAKTFSEATDVSGIVLTKLDGTAKGGIVLAIRNELEIPVKLVGLGEKVSDLETFDAHAFVYGLFADMIEEQAEEE
- the rpsP gene encoding 30S ribosomal protein S16 codes for the protein MAVKIRLKRMGSKRNPFYRVVVADSRSPRDGRFIEQIGTYNPVVNPVAVDIDADKAIDWMSNGAKPSDTVRNLFSNEGIMKQFHDKKNQK
- the rimM gene encoding ribosome maturation factor RimM (Essential for efficient processing of 16S rRNA), which gives rise to MNEQLYNVGQVINTHGIKGEVKVRRITDFDERFQPGQLLYWVRDEQEHDLEELVVKTHRMHKGFDLISFEDHASINEVEKYRDGFLKVSESEQLPLAEHEFYFHEIIGCKVYLTTGEALGEVKEILTPGANDVWVVARQHQKDVLIPYIEEIVKDVNVEEQTVIIDPIEGLLD
- a CDS encoding YlqD family protein, which gives rise to MQILKRIPVKQVLTAASRKKLTEQFEQDYFRLKQECEQLWFEQKKLEKKQEFSKMDVEKRFSTEIQKRKDKMKRAEHLLGQLEILPDDSELVIDEVDSIVTMEAGDRYEERMLDPQIIIKDGIVIRAR
- a CDS encoding KH domain-containing protein, with translation MKALIETIVTPLVDHPEEIAVEVKEEDNKIVYHLTVHTEDVGKVIGKNGRIAKAIRTVVYAAGSDSNKRIYLDIM
- the ffh gene encoding signal recognition particle protein — its product is MAFEGLSDRLQQTIQKIKGKGKVSEQDVKEMSREVRLALLEADVNFKVVKDFVKRIRERAVGSEVMESLTPGQQVIKIVKEELTDLMGGDESKIAVANRPPTVIMMVGLQGAGKTTTTGKLANLLRKNYNRKPMLAAADVYRPAAIQQLETLGRQLDMPVHAQGTEADPVDIAKNAVEKAKEEHHDYVIIDTAGRLHVDGDLMNELQRIKDAVVPDEIFLVVDAMTGQDAVNVAESFDEQLDITGVLLTKLDGDTRGGAALSIKAVTGKPIKFAGTGEKLDQIEPFHPERMASRILGMGDMLTLIEKAQTQVDEKQAKELESKMRNASFTFEDFLDQMQQVKNMGPLDELVNMIPGANKMKGLKNASFDDKQISHIEAIIQSMTIKERQDPSLMNASRKKRIARGSGRSVSEVNRLLKQFEDMKKMMKQMSNTKGKKGKGMNFPFM
- a CDS encoding DUF1128 domain-containing protein, producing MSLQEPTQDNLNIIINDMAERLQVVNRSLMDPEDYDINKYDEIKSLHDIVEMKGQLSVSEIQAFVQELGQYRK
- the acpP gene encoding acyl carrier protein, which gives rise to MAETFDRVKQIIVDRLDADESKVTMEASFKEDLEADSLDVVELVMELEDEFDMEISDEEAEKINTVGDAVNYINSVS
- the fabG gene encoding 3-oxoacyl-[acyl-carrier-protein] reductase, producing the protein MLHEQVALVTGASRGIGRSIALELAQSGAKVAVNYAGSEDRADAVVQEIKDNGGEAIKIQANVSQGDDVSRMVKTVVEEFGRLDILVNNAGITKDNLLMRMKEQEFDDVIDTNLKGVFMCTKGVTRQMMKQKFGRIINISSIVGVSGNPGQANYVAAKAGVIGLTKSNAKELASRNITVNAVAPGYITTDMTDQLTEEQREQMLALIPLNRLGEGADVARAVRFLASGDAAYITGQTLHVDGGMVM